Proteins from a genomic interval of Arachis hypogaea cultivar Tifrunner chromosome 10, arahy.Tifrunner.gnm2.J5K5, whole genome shotgun sequence:
- the LOC140175745 gene encoding zinc finger BED domain-containing protein RICESLEEPER 1-like, which yields MKAKHDKYWGNLRNMNMIIFVAVVLDPRYKIKFVECSFQRLFEKEDADFLCGKVKEVFNGLFKSYRVALNSDQAHQSAQHNQDVDMDDSAFDDVCFATAFDNDVQLSESVNTNKVNLYLIEFLEKPVDLSSFDILTWWKVSSNNYKYPVLSQIARDILVMLVSTVAS from the coding sequence ATGAAGGCTAAGCATGATAAATATTGGGGTAACTTGAGGAACATGAATATGATAATTTTTGTTGCTGTGGTACTTGATCCTAGATATAAGATTAAGTTTGTTGAGTGCAGTTTTCAAAGGTTGTTTGAGAAGGAGGATGCTGATTTCTTATGTGGTAAGGTGAAGGAAGTATTCAATGGCTTATTCAAAAGCTATAGGGTTGCTCTCAATAGTGATCAAGCACACCAATCTGCACAACACAACCAAGATGTGGATATGGATGATAGTGCCTTTGATGATGTTTGCTTTGCAACAGCATTTGACAATGATGTACAACTAAGTGAGAGTGTCAACACAAATAAAGTGAATTTATATCTCATAGAGTTCTTGGAGAAACCAGTTGATCTAAGTAGTTTTGATATTTTAACTTGGTGGAAAGTGAGCTCTAACAATTACAAATATCCTGTTCTAAGTCAAATTGCGAGAGATATTCTAGTTATGCTAGTGTCAACGGTTGCTTCTTAA
- the LOC112716331 gene encoding uncharacterized protein: MEVLKSWECETSSEEEEHNNSNEDSVHSVAFALGTVVLMVCLKRFLVEQWRAWVFLLLNVILLAIFFMSTKKPRWSVQTQESQNRIQPIKTHLKKDSVPPRSEESKECSENNVSANKKIDGEEDEGEEEEEEEEEAVAVLSKEELNERVEAFIAMFRQHLISDVKQGFNFPQTANLRTRPNKIQVSCC; this comes from the coding sequence atggaggtgCTCAAGAGTTGGGAGTGTGAAACCAGTAGCGAGGAAGAAGAACACAACAACAGCAACGAAGATAGCGTACATAGCGTTGCGTTCGCACTAGGTACGGTGGTTTTAATGGTGTGTCTGAAGAGGTTTCTTGTTGAGCAATGGCGCGCTTGGGTCTTCCTTCTTCTCAATGTCATCCTACTCGCCATTTTCTTCATGTCTACTAAGAAACCGAGATGGAGTGTTCAGACTCAAGAAAGCCAAAACCGTATCCAACCAATCAAAACTCATTTAAAAAAAGATAGTGTCCCGCCGCGTTCCGAAGAAAGTAAGGAGTGCAGTGAAAATAATGTGAGCGCCAACAAAAAGATAGACGGGGAGGAGGACGAGggcgaagaggaggaggaggaggaggaggaggcagTGGCGGTGCTTTCAAAAGAGGAGCTGAATGAGAGAGTGGAGGCGTTTATAGCCATGTTTAGGCAGCACCTGATCTCCGATGTCAAACAAGGTTTCAACTTCCCCCAAACGGCCAATTTGAGGACGCGCCCTAACAAGATTCAAGTTTCTTGCTGTTGA
- the LOC112716332 gene encoding uncharacterized protein produces the protein MEGTYREPSLFSQTVTELPNSNFMMQQQKLEEETQKLVALKKAYADVILNTGKEAAVRVMASEWRVHGFLHELEWTKEEGLRLMLRLKHMLDAKTAEAERASINQQRKIEELEAQLNEAEDVITDLRIELKQVYDELEKTKISQIQSLDEQNINRVPSVEEDAQPETSVSSPNQDQDHITNCNVKNISPTLKPVDDNCNNVPKQSEQLCIPNLEDFYARKPDFASIIMRSKKSELCKNGCTQRVCALEGNMLDEKLLSREEHNQHICLKKRLSAPCTGAKKMEMKKHVKFHKNRTRKRFSYCRSCFHSSCRIHLGEKCKSSKGACSLPSIKLCAICKLKRNKRCGHVRIRSSASAHCKPSLVLKQPSVCNDAKPSYDEYVAKMMPAPPLTNVGPVHESASVKESLQAVNKYELLEKAIEKDNDLEGRTSKNLAGLSSTAKVEIVDIPSSSINLANPKAFEENGGSPGRLLKYTFQRKRKKESLGTADEQIGYQKSAVKQRIEKKI, from the exons ATGGAGGGAACATATAGAGAACCCTCTCTCTTCTCGCAAACTGTAACCGAACTCCCTAACTCCAATTTCATGATGCAGCAGCAAAAGCTAGAAGAAGAAACtcag AAATTGGTTGCCTTGAAGAAGGCTTATGCAGATGTGATTCTTAACACTGGAAAAGAGGCCGCAGTCAGGGTAATGGCTTCAGAATGGAGGGTCCATGGATTTCTCCATGAACTCGAATGGACTAAAGAAGAGGGGCTTCGATTGATGCTTAGATTGAAGCATATGCTTGATGCAAAG ACAGCTGAAGCAGAGAGAGCGTCaattaaccagcaaagaaaaattGAAGAGCTTGAAGCACAATTGAATGAGGCAGAGGATGTTATAACGGATCTTAGGATAGAGTTAAAACAAGTATACGACGAGTTAGAGAAGACAAAGATTAGTCAGATCCAATCTTTGGATGAGCAAAACATAAATCGCGTTCCATCTGTTGAAGAGGATGCACAACCCGAGACTTCAGTATCCTCTCCTAATCAAGATCAAGATCATATCACAAATTGCAACGTAAAGAACATATCCCCGACTTTGAAGCCTGTGGATGATAACTGCAATAATGTGCCAAAACAATCAGAACAATTGTGCATCCCTAACTTAGAAGATTTCTATGCTCGTAAACCTGATTTTGCTTCCATCATCATGAGAAGCAAGAAATCTGAACTTTGCAAAAATGGATGTACTCAAAGGGTCTGTGCACTAGAAGGAAACATGCTGGATGAGAAGCTTCTCTCTAGAGAGGAGCACAATCAACATATTTGTCTAAAGAAAAGACTTAGTGCCCCATGTACCGGAGCAAAGAAAATGGAGATGAAGAAACATGTCAAATTCCATAAAAATCGAACAAGGAAGAGATTTTCATATTGTAGATCATGCTTTCATTCGTCTTGTAGAATACATCTTGGTGAAAAATGTAAATCCagcaaaggtgcatgctctctaccTTCTATCAAGCTTTGTGCCATTTGCAAactgaaaagaaataaaagatgtGGACATGTAAGAATCAGATCTTCTGCTTCTGCACATTGTAAACCGTCACTTGTTCTTAAGCAGCCATCAGTGTGCAATGATGCGAAACCTAGCTACGATGAATATGTTGCGAAGATGATGCCTGCTCCCCCCTTGACAAATGTAGGACCTGTGCATGAATCTGCTTCTGTTAAAGAAAGTTTACAGGCAGTTAATAAATATGAACTGTTAGAGAAGGCCATTGAGAAGGATAACGATTTAGAAGGGAGGACTTCAAAGAATTTAGCAGGTCTGAGTTCTACGGCGAAAGTTGAGATTGTTGATATTCCATCTTCGAGTATTAATTTGGCAAATCCAAAAGCATTTGAAGAAAATGGTGGATCCCCTGGTAGGCTTCTGAAGTATACTttccaaaggaaaagaaaaaaggaatctTTGGGAACTGCAGATGAACAGATTGGTTACCAGAAGAGTGCAGTGAAGCAGAGGATTGAGAAGAAAATCTGA
- the LOC112716334 gene encoding glucose-6-phosphate isomerase, cytosolic: MASSTLISDTEQWKELKAHVADIKKTHLRDLLRDDARSQSMTVEFDGILLDYSRQQATLETVGKLFKLAEAASLKQKIGRMYNGEHINSTENRSVLHVALRASRDAVIQSDGKNVVPDVWKVLDKIKEFSERVRSGSWVGATGKQLKDVVAIGIGGSFLGPLFVHTALQTDPEASESSRGRQLRFLANVDPIDVARNITGLNPETTLVVVVSKTFTTAETMLNARTLREWISSALGPSAVAKHMVAVSTNLTLVEKFGIDPNNAFAFWDWVGGRYSVCSAVGVLPLSLQYGFPVIEKFLKGASSIDQHVHSEPFERNIPVLLGLLSVWNVSFLGYPARAILPYSQALEKLAPHIQQVSMESNGKGVSIDGVPLPFEAGEIDFGEPGTNGQHSFYQLIHQGRVIPCDFIGVVKSQQPVYLKGEVVSNHDELMSNFFAQPDALAYGKTPEQLQKENVPPHLVAHKTFTGNRPSVSLLLPSLNAYNIGQLLAIYEHRVAVQGFIWNINSFDQWGVELGKSLATQVRKQLNASHTKKEPIQGFNFSTTTMLTRYLQASADIPADPPTHLPQI; encoded by the exons CGAGTTTGATGGGATTCTATTGGACTACTCAAGACAGCAGGCTACCCTTGAAACAGTGGGAAAACTCTTCAAATTGGCTGAG GCTGCATCCCTGAAACAGAAGATAGGCCGAATGTACAATGGGGAGCAT ATAAATAGCACTGAGAATAGGTCAGTGCTCCATGTTGCTCTTCGTGCTTCAAGGGATGCTGTTATACAGAGTGATGGAAAGAATGTTGTCCCTGATGTTTGGAAAGTGCTGGACAAAATAAAGGAGTTTTCCGAGCGGGTTCGCAGTGGATCTTGG GTTGGAGCTACAGGAAAGCAACTGAAGGATGTTGTTGCCATCGGTATTGGTGGTAGCTTCTTAGGCCCACTTTTTGTGCACACTGCTCTACAAACAG ATCCTGAAGCAAGTGAATCTTCAAGAGGACGTCAGCTGCGCTT TCTTGCAAACGTTGATCCAATTGATGTTGCCAGAAATATCACGGGATTAAATCCTGAAACAACCCTAG TTGTGGTTGTTTCAAAGACATTTACAACTGCCGAAACAATGTTGAATGCTCGAACACTCAGGGAATGGATTTCATCTGCTCTCGG GCCCTCAGCAGTTGCAAAACATATGGTTGCTGTCAGTACTAATCTTACG CTTGTGGAAAAGTTTGGCATTGACCCTAATAATGCTTTTGCATTTTGGGATTGGGTTGGTGGCCGATATAGTG TTTGCAGTGCTGTTGGAGTATTGCCTTTATCTCTACAATATGGTTTCCCAGTAATTGAGAA GTTTCTAAAGGGAGCTTCCAGTATTGATCAACATGTGCATTCAGAACCATTTGAAAGAAATATACCT GTGCTTCTCGGGTTGTTGAGCGTATGGAATGTCTCATTCCTTGGATATCCTGCCAGA GCTATCTTACCTTATTCTCAAGCCTTGGAGAAGCTTGCCCCACACATTCAACAG GTCAGCATGGAAAGTAATGGAAAGGGAGTTTCTATTGATGGGGTACCTCTACCATTTGAGGCTGGTGAGATTGATTTTGGTGAACCAGGAACAAACGGGCAACACAGTTTTTATCAACTTATACACCAG GGCCGTGTTATTCCTTGTGATTTTATTGGAGTTGTGAAAAGTCAGCAACCTGTTTACCTGAAAG GTGAGGTAGTGAGCAATCATGATGAGCTAATGTCAAATTTCTTTGCACAACCAGATGCCCTTGCTTATGGGAAG ACACCAGAACAGTTGCAAAAAGAGAATGTTCCACCACATCTTGTGGCACACAAG ACCTTCACTGGCAATCGGCCATCTGTCAGTCTTCTGCTTCCATCATTGAATGCTTATAATATTGGACAG TTGTTAGCAATCTATGAACATAGAGTTGCTGTTCAAGGTTTCATATGGAACATCAATTCTTTTGATCAATGGGGAGTGGAACTGGGGAAG TCATTAGCTACTCAAGTGAGAAAGCAACTTAATGCGTCGCATACAAAGAAGGAACCAATTCAAGGCTTTAATTTCAGTACTACAACTATGTTAACAAGATATCTTCAG GCAAGTGCAGATATCCCAGCTGATCCACCAACTCATTTACCTCAGATTTAA